Proteins encoded by one window of Myripristis murdjan chromosome 1, fMyrMur1.1, whole genome shotgun sequence:
- the gng13a gene encoding guanine nucleotide-binding protein G(I)/G(S)/G(O) subunit gamma-13a: MDELDVPQMRREVESLQYQLAINREKSSITVTELVKWIEGCVCEDPFLNPELMRANPWVEKGKCVIL, encoded by the exons ATGGACGAGTTGGATGTCCCACAGATGAGGAGAGAAGTGGAGAGCCTTCAGTACCAGCTGGCAATCAACAGAGAGAAATCCTCCATCACTGTAACTGA gctgGTGAAGTGGAtcgagggctgtgtgtgtgaagatccATTCCTGAATCCTGAGCTGATGAGAGCCAACCCCTGGGTGGAGAAGGGCAAGTGTGTGATCCTCTAA